The Capsicum annuum cultivar UCD-10X-F1 unplaced genomic scaffold, UCD10Xv1.1 ctg1714, whole genome shotgun sequence genome includes a window with the following:
- the LOC124890393 gene encoding calcium uniporter protein 2, mitochondrial-like — MAFKKALTQCLLNVYKTTGFSISACRISSSSMSARTLTLPHPDSKIAPDPGDNGIFRRLIHRRHMYTSPSTSPELRTISTGETLIEKLREMDVSRSRIKLDGLLPPKESEPEEKLTVADARKVLRLSQLEMVKLRLKQIEKNCISYSEFLQICSGNCSNSGQGIEFAKILDDSGTVIVLGNGVFLRPHQVVKSLQGLLPTPLAKTNDPQMMKELNQMEEEKAIIDKKAESLVRRELWCGLGYFVIQTAAFMRLTFWELSWDVMEPICFYVTSFYCMAGYTFFLKTSKEPSFEGFFQSRFVSKQKRLMKLRNFDLQRYNELRRACYPLQEEP, encoded by the exons ATGGCATTCAAAAAAGCGCTAACTCAATGTCTTCTCAATGTATACAAAACGACTGGCTTTTCTATTTCCGCCTGTCGTATATCTTCGTCGTCCATGTCCGCCAGAACACTTACCCTTCCTCATCCCGATAGCAAAATTGCTCCAGATCCCGGAGATAATGGAATTTTCAGGCGATTAATCCACCGCAGACACATGTACACGTCTCCGTCCACTTCGCCGGAGCTCCGGACAATATCGACCGGAGAAACTCTCATCGAGAAACTACGTGAAATGGATGTTAGTAGAAGCAGGATTAAACTTGACGGCCTCCTCCCGCCGAAGGAATCGGAGCCGGAGGAGAAATTGACGGTGGCGGATGCAAGGAAGGTGCTAAGGTTATCACAACTGGAGATGGTGAAATTGAGGCTAAAACAGATTGAAAAGAATTGTATTTCCTACTCGGAATTTCTTCAGATTTGCTCTGGAAATTGTTCGAATAGTGGACAAGGCATCGAATTCgcgaagattcttgatgattctgGAACTGTGATTGTTCTAGGAAACGGTGTGTTCCTCCGGCCTCATCAG GTAGTGAAATCCCTACAAGGCCTATTGCCAACGCCCTTGGCGAAAACAAATGACCCACAAATGATGAAAGAGCTCAACCAAATGGAAGAGGAAAAAGCAATAATTGACAAGAAAGCAGAGTCATTGGTGCGCAGAGAATTATGGTGTGGGCTAGGCTACTTTGTCATTCAGACAGCAGCATTCATGAGATTGACATTTTGGGAACTCTCATGGGATGTCATGGAACCAATTTGCTTCTATGTTACATCCTTTTACTGCATGGCTGGTTACACCTTCTTCCTTAAGACCTCCAAAGAGCCTTCTTTCGAAGGATTTTTCCAGAGCCGATTTGTCTCCAAGCAAAAGCGACTCATGAAGCTCAGGAATTTCGATCTTCAAAGGTATAACGAGCTCAGAAGAGCTTGTTACCCTCTTCAGGAAGAACCTTAA
- the LOC124890404 gene encoding uncharacterized protein LOC124890404: protein MAKAYRKEDFEYLMAKVNKIDHRMKDYLYDVGYEKWSRVHAQTILGRRFDEIQTLNGLKASRMTVKPASEYHYSVYEYEKIYVVDLNANKCNRVLKSKQITKFRPWCFDYYKLATLVKIYKVSLVPLSDKKDWHVPQYVEEEEFIPPKYKRPPGKQKKRRCKKAREILSPSTNCCEKCDCEGHNRRACNFFWKEE, encoded by the exons ATGGCTAAAGCGTACAGAAAGGAAGATTTTGAGTATCTTATGGCCAAGGTTAATAAAATTGATCACCGGATGAAGGATTATCTATATGATGTTGGATATGAGAAGTGGTCAAGGGTTCATGCTC AAACAATATTAGGGAGAAGGTTTGATGAAATCCAAACACTTAATGGATTGAAAGCATCCAGAATGACG GTCAAGCCTGCATCAGAGTATCATTATTCTGTTTATGAATATGAGAAAATATACGTTGTGGACTTGAATGCTAATAAATGCAACCGTG TGTTGAAAAGTAAACAGATTACAAAGTTCCGTCCGTGGTGCTTTGATTACTATAAGCTTGCGACATTAGTGAAGATATATAAAGTTTCATTGGTACCTTTGTCCGATAAGAAGGATTGGCATGTGCCTCAATATGTCGAAGAAGAAGAATTCATACCaccaaaatacaaaagaccacCTGGAAAACAGAAGAAGCGTAGGTGTAAGAAAGCAAGGGAAATACTATCCCCCAGTACAAACTGTTGTGAAAAATGCGATTGTGAAGGTCACAATAGGCGTGCGTGCAACTTCTTTTGGAAGGAGGAGTGA